From Panicum hallii strain FIL2 chromosome 2, PHallii_v3.1, whole genome shotgun sequence, a single genomic window includes:
- the LOC112881667 gene encoding protein RDM16 isoform X1 yields the protein MDRDRSSRRARDDDGHHRSRDRDDNHHRRRSRHDTDDHHKHDGGDDDRRRRHREKDGGGDDEDRRSHRHHRDKDDRRSHRHRDGGDDGDDRRRDSRRSVSSSDSPPPSAKRDRSLSRPRESIERRDSADREPLSSSRKRKGHEGGGGGDEADRDVGKRARASVDPPPPKEERPRRERRRFEDVDANGKNGDVRSKVSKEISSHDQKKGEFAVNGDLQSGAVHNDGSQQPLNAAPAVVSSSVPVSSKVSSITTNNENEGVSVRSDEVTGKSSTDGSATSAAGKNSNLSLDALAKAKKALQLKKELSEKLKKLPMLNKLGTTGQVSKKEDAKTAVETQTVSKGEAKHTGPVSGLPTSSVSGTPAAAGAIGIPGLTNIPNLDAVKRAQELAAKMGFRQDPQFAPLINMFPGTSTELTVPQRPPKAPVLRLDAQGREIDEQGKVISMTKPTNLSTLKVNINKQKKEAFQIIKPDLDTLAKSSAHFDERMGINQNKLLRPKRPGFQFVEEGKLSRQAELHRIKSQFGEAQAKELKVKQAQLAKAKAEVDMNPNLIEVAFGMRAPKQKQKEAIPDIEPWDAKILLSATYEDFTVEKLNMDRITIYVEHPEPIEPPAEPAPPPPQPLKLTKKEQKKLRTQRRLAKEKDRQEMIRQGLLEPPKPKVKMSNLMKVLGSEAVQDPTRLEMEIRTAAAEREQAHVDRNIARKLTPSERREKKERKLFDDPTNTVETIVCVYKIRDLSHPQTRFKVDVNAQENRLTGAAVITDGISVVVVEGGKKSIKRYNKLMLNRIDWAAAVSGEDDADEEPDKPVNSCALVWQGSVAKPAFHRFTVHNCRSEAAGKKVFADASVPHYWDLAVNFSEDSS from the exons ATGGATCGCGACCGCTCCTCCCGCCGCGCCCGCGACGACGACGGCCACCACCGCTCCCGCGACCGGGACGACAACCACCACCGTCGCCGCAGCCGCCACGACACCGACGACCACCACAAGCACGACGGCGGGGAcgacgaccgccgccgccgccaccgcgaaAAGGACGGCGGTGGCGACGACGAGGACCGCcgcagccaccgccaccaccgcgaCAAAGACGACCGCCgcagccaccgccaccgcgACGGCGGGGACGACGGCGACGACCGCCGCCGCGATAGCCGCCGGTCCGTGTCCTCGTCGGactccccgccgccctccgcgaaGCGGGACCGCTCGTTGAGCCGCCCGCGGGAGTCAATCGAGCGCCGCGACTCCGCCGACCGCGAGCCGCTGTCCTCGTCACGGAAGCGGAAGGGCCAcgagggcggtggcggtggggaCGAGGCCGACCGAGATGTCGGCAAGCGGGCTAGGGCCTCTGTGGACCCGCCTCCGCCCAAGGAGGAGAGGCCTAGGCGTGAGCGCCGGAGGTTTGAGGATGTTGATGCTAATGGGAAGAATGGTGATGTGAGGAGTAAGGTGAGCAAGGAGATCTCATCTCATGACCAGAAGAAGGGGGAGTTTGCAGTTAATGGAGATTTACAGAGTGGTGCCGTGCATAAT gatggttctcagcaaccgctcAATGCCGCACCTGCTGTAGTGTCATCGTCTGTTCCCGTGTCTTCAAAGGTATCTTCGATTACTACCAACAATGAAAATGAGGGGGTTAGTGTTAGATCTGATGAGGTTACTGGAAAATCTAGTACAGATGGAAGTGCAACCTCAGCTGCTGGCAAAAATAGTAATCTATCTCTTGATGCTTTAGCCAAAGCAAAAAAAGCTTTGCAACTGAAGAAGGAACTGTCAGAGAAACTCAAGAAGTTACCCATG CTTAATAAACTTGGCACTACTGGTCAAGTTTCTAAGAAAGAAGATGCAAAAACAGCTGTAGAAACACAGACTGTTTCTAAAGGAGAAGCAAAGCATACTGGTCCAGTTTCTGGTCTGCCCACGAGTAGTGTCTCTGGGACTCCAGCCGCAGCTGGTGCAATTGGTATTCCGGGTCTTACAAACATTCCCAATCTGGATGCTGTGAAGCGAGCACAAGAGCTTGCTGCTAAGATGGGATTCCGGCAAGATCCACAGTTTGCTCCTCTCATCAACATGTTTCCTGGTACATCCACTGAACTTACTGTGCCTCAAAGACCTCCCAAGGCTCCTGTTCTTCGCCTTGATGCTCAGGGTAGGGAAATTGATGAACAGGGAAAGGTTATCAGCATGACAAAGCCAACAAATTTGAGTACTCTAAAG GTCAATATAAACAAGCAAAAGAAGGAGGCTTTTCAAATCATAAAGCCAGACTTAGACACTCTTGCAAAATCAAGTGCTCATTTTGATGAAAGGATGGGCATAAACCAAAACAAGCTCCTCCGTCCTAAAAGGCCAGGATTTCAGTTTGTTGAAGAGGGCAAACTCTCTAGGCAAGCTGAATTGCATCGAATTAAG AGTCAATTTGGTGAAGCACAAGCTAAAGAGCTCAAAGTAAAGCAAGCCCAGCTCGCTAAGGCAAAGGCAGAAGTAGATATGAACCCAAACCTTATTGAAGTTGCTTTTGGTATGAGAGCTCCAAAGCAAAAGCAGAAGGAAGCAATTCCTGACATTGAGCCATG GGATGCAAAAATTTTACTTTCTGCCACATATGAGGATTTCACTGTGGAGAAGCTTAATATGGACAGGATCACCATATATGTGGAACATCCAGAGCCAATAGAACCACCGGCTGAAcctgcaccaccgccgccacagcCACTGAAGTTAACTAAAAAAGAGCAGAAGAAGCTGAGAACACAGAGGCGTCTTGCTAAGGAAAAAGATAGGCAAGAAATGATTAGGCAAGGCCTATTGGAGCCACCCAAACCAAAGGTCAAAATGAGCAATCTTATGAAAGTTCTAGGCTCTGAAGCTGTGCAAGATCCCACGCGGCTGGAGATGGAAATCAGAACTGCCGCTGCAGAGCGTGAACAGGCTCATGTAGACCGCAACATTGCTCGCAAGCTCACACCATCTGAACGCCGCGAGAAGAAAGAGCGGAAGCTTTTTGATGATCCTACTAATACAGTGGAGACTATAGTTTGTGTTTACAAGATCAGAGACTTGTCCCATCCACAGACACGCTTCAAAGTCGATGTCAACGCACAAGAGAATAGGCTAACTGGTGCTGCAGTCATCACCGATGGTATCAGTGTTGTGGTTGTTGAAGGAGGGAAGAAGTCAATCAAAAGGTACAATAAGCTCATGCTCAACCGGATAGACTGGGCAGCCGCAGTTAGTGGTGAGGATGATGCTGACGAGGAACCTGACAAGCCGGTGAATAGTTGTGCATTGGTCTGGCAGGGCAGCGTGGCAAAGCCTGCCTTCCACAGGTTCACTGTACACAACTGCCGGAGTGAGGCTGCTGGTAAGAAGGTTTTTGCTGATGCTTCTGTTCCTCACTACTGGGACCTTGCTGTCAATTTTTCTGAAGATTCATCATGA
- the LOC112881667 gene encoding protein RDM16 isoform X2 translates to MLNKLGTTGQVSKKEDAKTAVETQTVSKGEAKHTGPVSGLPTSSVSGTPAAAGAIGIPGLTNIPNLDAVKRAQELAAKMGFRQDPQFAPLINMFPGTSTELTVPQRPPKAPVLRLDAQGREIDEQGKVISMTKPTNLSTLKVNINKQKKEAFQIIKPDLDTLAKSSAHFDERMGINQNKLLRPKRPGFQFVEEGKLSRQAELHRIKSQFGEAQAKELKVKQAQLAKAKAEVDMNPNLIEVAFGMRAPKQKQKEAIPDIEPWDAKILLSATYEDFTVEKLNMDRITIYVEHPEPIEPPAEPAPPPPQPLKLTKKEQKKLRTQRRLAKEKDRQEMIRQGLLEPPKPKVKMSNLMKVLGSEAVQDPTRLEMEIRTAAAEREQAHVDRNIARKLTPSERREKKERKLFDDPTNTVETIVCVYKIRDLSHPQTRFKVDVNAQENRLTGAAVITDGISVVVVEGGKKSIKRYNKLMLNRIDWAAAVSGEDDADEEPDKPVNSCALVWQGSVAKPAFHRFTVHNCRSEAAGKKVFADASVPHYWDLAVNFSEDSS, encoded by the exons ATG CTTAATAAACTTGGCACTACTGGTCAAGTTTCTAAGAAAGAAGATGCAAAAACAGCTGTAGAAACACAGACTGTTTCTAAAGGAGAAGCAAAGCATACTGGTCCAGTTTCTGGTCTGCCCACGAGTAGTGTCTCTGGGACTCCAGCCGCAGCTGGTGCAATTGGTATTCCGGGTCTTACAAACATTCCCAATCTGGATGCTGTGAAGCGAGCACAAGAGCTTGCTGCTAAGATGGGATTCCGGCAAGATCCACAGTTTGCTCCTCTCATCAACATGTTTCCTGGTACATCCACTGAACTTACTGTGCCTCAAAGACCTCCCAAGGCTCCTGTTCTTCGCCTTGATGCTCAGGGTAGGGAAATTGATGAACAGGGAAAGGTTATCAGCATGACAAAGCCAACAAATTTGAGTACTCTAAAG GTCAATATAAACAAGCAAAAGAAGGAGGCTTTTCAAATCATAAAGCCAGACTTAGACACTCTTGCAAAATCAAGTGCTCATTTTGATGAAAGGATGGGCATAAACCAAAACAAGCTCCTCCGTCCTAAAAGGCCAGGATTTCAGTTTGTTGAAGAGGGCAAACTCTCTAGGCAAGCTGAATTGCATCGAATTAAG AGTCAATTTGGTGAAGCACAAGCTAAAGAGCTCAAAGTAAAGCAAGCCCAGCTCGCTAAGGCAAAGGCAGAAGTAGATATGAACCCAAACCTTATTGAAGTTGCTTTTGGTATGAGAGCTCCAAAGCAAAAGCAGAAGGAAGCAATTCCTGACATTGAGCCATG GGATGCAAAAATTTTACTTTCTGCCACATATGAGGATTTCACTGTGGAGAAGCTTAATATGGACAGGATCACCATATATGTGGAACATCCAGAGCCAATAGAACCACCGGCTGAAcctgcaccaccgccgccacagcCACTGAAGTTAACTAAAAAAGAGCAGAAGAAGCTGAGAACACAGAGGCGTCTTGCTAAGGAAAAAGATAGGCAAGAAATGATTAGGCAAGGCCTATTGGAGCCACCCAAACCAAAGGTCAAAATGAGCAATCTTATGAAAGTTCTAGGCTCTGAAGCTGTGCAAGATCCCACGCGGCTGGAGATGGAAATCAGAACTGCCGCTGCAGAGCGTGAACAGGCTCATGTAGACCGCAACATTGCTCGCAAGCTCACACCATCTGAACGCCGCGAGAAGAAAGAGCGGAAGCTTTTTGATGATCCTACTAATACAGTGGAGACTATAGTTTGTGTTTACAAGATCAGAGACTTGTCCCATCCACAGACACGCTTCAAAGTCGATGTCAACGCACAAGAGAATAGGCTAACTGGTGCTGCAGTCATCACCGATGGTATCAGTGTTGTGGTTGTTGAAGGAGGGAAGAAGTCAATCAAAAGGTACAATAAGCTCATGCTCAACCGGATAGACTGGGCAGCCGCAGTTAGTGGTGAGGATGATGCTGACGAGGAACCTGACAAGCCGGTGAATAGTTGTGCATTGGTCTGGCAGGGCAGCGTGGCAAAGCCTGCCTTCCACAGGTTCACTGTACACAACTGCCGGAGTGAGGCTGCTGGTAAGAAGGTTTTTGCTGATGCTTCTGTTCCTCACTACTGGGACCTTGCTGTCAATTTTTCTGAAGATTCATCATGA